A single Verrucomicrobiaceae bacterium DNA region contains:
- a CDS encoding MHS family MFS transporter — protein MSAATSTRRVVLASFIGTTIEWYDFFLYVTASALVFGKLFFTQMDPLAATMASFATNAVGFFARPLGGIVFGHYGDKLGRKSMLVTTLMMMGLATFAIGLLPTYDQAGILAPVLLVALRFIQGLGVGGEWGGAVLMAVEHGKAGQRGFLASWVQAGVPIGLLIATGVFRTLSSVIPEESFLAWGWRIPFLIGILLLGVGMFIRLRILESPVFTEAKKANATTEMPILEVIRRYPRNVLLAMGARFGENAFFYIVTAFVLTYATQQAGFSKDQVLQAVLIGSAVQFFAIPFFGWLSDRIGRRPVYIGGAVLIIAFAFPFFWLIDTRSTAALAVAVTSGLIIHSALYGPQAAFFSELFGTRVRYSGASLGYQLASPMAGGLAPLIATALLAQSGGKPWPVALYLIGMAAVSILSVFFAEETNRKSLEQD, from the coding sequence GTGAGTGCGGCTACCTCCACGCGCCGCGTTGTGCTGGCGAGCTTCATCGGCACCACCATCGAGTGGTATGACTTCTTTCTTTATGTCACGGCGTCCGCGTTGGTGTTCGGAAAGCTGTTTTTCACGCAGATGGACCCACTGGCAGCGACGATGGCTTCCTTTGCCACGAATGCGGTCGGATTCTTCGCTCGGCCGCTCGGAGGCATCGTTTTCGGTCACTACGGGGACAAGCTAGGGCGCAAGTCGATGCTCGTCACCACGCTCATGATGATGGGGCTTGCGACCTTCGCCATCGGGCTGCTGCCCACATATGATCAGGCAGGCATCCTCGCCCCAGTGCTGCTGGTGGCGCTGCGCTTTATTCAAGGGCTAGGTGTCGGTGGTGAGTGGGGTGGCGCGGTATTGATGGCCGTGGAGCATGGGAAGGCTGGGCAGCGTGGTTTTTTAGCTAGCTGGGTGCAGGCTGGGGTGCCTATCGGATTGCTCATCGCGACGGGTGTGTTTCGCACGCTTTCATCGGTCATCCCGGAGGAGTCCTTCCTCGCTTGGGGGTGGCGTATCCCATTCTTGATCGGCATTTTGCTCCTCGGCGTCGGCATGTTTATCCGCCTGCGCATTCTGGAGAGCCCGGTCTTCACAGAGGCCAAAAAAGCCAATGCTACGACGGAAATGCCGATCCTGGAGGTCATCCGCCGCTATCCGCGCAATGTGCTGCTGGCGATGGGGGCACGCTTTGGTGAGAATGCCTTCTTTTACATCGTCACGGCCTTTGTCCTCACCTATGCCACGCAGCAGGCAGGCTTCTCGAAGGATCAAGTGCTCCAGGCGGTGCTCATCGGCTCTGCGGTGCAGTTTTTCGCTATTCCGTTCTTCGGTTGGCTATCGGATCGCATCGGTCGGCGGCCCGTGTACATCGGCGGGGCTGTTTTGATCATCGCTTTTGCCTTTCCCTTCTTTTGGCTCATCGACACGCGTTCTACCGCTGCGCTTGCTGTTGCAGTGACGAGTGGGCTCATCATTCACAGTGCGTTGTATGGACCGCAGGCGGCGTTTTTCAGTGAGCTCTTCGGCACGCGGGTGCGATACAGCGGTGCATCACTCGGTTATCAGCTCGCCTCACCGATGGCGGGCGGGCTCGCGCCACTCATCGCCACGGCGCTGCTGGCACAATCGGGCGGGAAGCCATGGCCGGTAGCGCTATACCTCATCGGCATGGCCGCAGTCTCGATCCTTTCGGTGTTTTTCGCCGAAGAAACGAATCGCAAGTCACTGGAGCAAGACTGA
- a CDS encoding DUF2200 domain-containing protein: protein MKKPSTASSTASGGRHRIFSTSFASVYPLYIAKAERKGRTKAEVDTIIRWLTGYSPQQLDAVLAAQSDFETFFAQAPQMNPQRSLITGSVCGVRVEEIADPLMRDLRYLDKLMDELAKGKALEKILRHQP from the coding sequence ATGAAAAAGCCATCCACTGCATCCTCCACCGCCAGCGGCGGAAGGCACCGCATCTTTTCCACCAGCTTTGCGAGCGTGTATCCGCTCTACATCGCCAAGGCGGAGAGGAAGGGGCGCACCAAAGCGGAGGTGGACACGATCATCCGCTGGCTCACCGGCTACAGCCCGCAGCAGCTTGATGCAGTGCTAGCCGCGCAGAGTGACTTTGAGACTTTTTTCGCCCAAGCTCCGCAAATGAACCCGCAGCGCAGTTTGATCACGGGTAGCGTCTGCGGCGTGAGAGTGGAAGAAATCGCTGACCCGCTGATGCGTGATCTGCGCTATCTCGACAAACTCATGGATGAACTGGCCAAAGGAAAGGCCTTGGAAAAAATCCTGCGTCACCAGCCATGA
- a CDS encoding long-chain-fatty-acid--CoA ligase: MEIPLSPLDFARRARRLYPDREALVDGALRLTYEQFFERCDRWSAALQSLGVRQGDRVALISPNTHSHLEGYYAVPQIGAVTVPINFRLTAHDFAFILKHSGARVVCAHADYLDAVDRIRAEVPSVEHFVALEGEKAGWLDYEALIAAASPVFEIAAIAETDMISLNYTSGTTANPKGVMVTHRNTALNIMGHLMHTQITSADRYLWVLPMFHANGWCFTWTITAVGAKHICLRKADPKAIFETIAREGITLLCAAPTILISIANAPEELRRTAPRGVRVFTAGAPPAAATIERIEGELGWEIIHVYGLTEVSPIVTISEPRPEHETLDPTARARVKSRQGVEYLGNAEVRVVDDEGCEVPKDGCTLGEIIIRGNAVMAGYYNDLAATAKAIRDGWFYSGDAAVVHADGYIEIRDRWKDIIISGGENISSVEIEGTLLRHPAIQEVAVVGLPHKKWGETPQAFVVLKPGATTTEAELRLFCRDHLAHFKVPHGFDFITELPKTATGKIQKYVLRGGRANIAAQ; the protein is encoded by the coding sequence ATGGAAATACCCCTTTCTCCCCTCGATTTTGCTCGCCGTGCGCGGCGTCTTTACCCGGACCGCGAAGCTCTCGTCGATGGTGCGCTGCGCCTGACCTACGAGCAGTTCTTTGAGCGCTGTGACCGCTGGTCTGCTGCGCTGCAATCACTGGGCGTGCGGCAGGGTGACCGCGTGGCGCTGATCTCGCCCAACACGCACTCGCATTTGGAGGGCTACTACGCTGTGCCGCAAATCGGCGCCGTGACAGTGCCGATCAATTTCCGGCTCACCGCACACGATTTCGCCTTCATCCTCAAGCACAGCGGTGCGCGGGTGGTCTGCGCCCATGCGGACTACCTGGATGCGGTGGATCGCATTCGAGCCGAGGTGCCCAGTGTAGAGCACTTTGTGGCGCTGGAGGGCGAGAAAGCTGGGTGGCTAGACTACGAGGCGCTGATCGCTGCTGCTTCACCGGTCTTTGAAATCGCAGCCATCGCCGAGACGGACATGATCTCGCTCAACTACACCAGCGGCACCACGGCGAATCCGAAAGGCGTGATGGTCACGCACCGAAATACCGCACTCAACATCATGGGTCATCTCATGCACACGCAGATCACCAGCGCGGATCGCTACCTCTGGGTGTTGCCGATGTTTCACGCCAATGGATGGTGCTTCACCTGGACGATCACGGCCGTGGGTGCCAAGCACATCTGCCTGCGCAAAGCCGACCCGAAGGCGATCTTTGAAACCATCGCCCGAGAAGGGATCACACTGCTCTGTGCGGCCCCCACGATTCTCATCAGCATCGCCAATGCGCCGGAGGAGTTGCGACGCACTGCTCCGAGGGGTGTGCGTGTTTTCACCGCAGGTGCGCCACCCGCTGCGGCCACCATTGAGCGCATCGAAGGCGAGCTAGGCTGGGAGATTATCCATGTGTATGGCCTCACAGAGGTCTCACCCATCGTCACGATCAGTGAGCCACGGCCAGAGCATGAAACGCTGGACCCCACAGCCCGTGCCCGCGTGAAATCACGCCAGGGCGTGGAGTATCTCGGCAATGCGGAAGTCCGCGTCGTCGATGACGAAGGCTGCGAAGTGCCGAAGGACGGCTGCACGCTCGGCGAGATCATCATCCGTGGGAATGCGGTGATGGCAGGCTACTACAACGATCTGGCAGCTACCGCGAAGGCCATCCGCGATGGATGGTTTTATAGTGGTGATGCTGCTGTGGTGCATGCGGATGGCTACATCGAGATCCGCGACCGCTGGAAGGACATCATCATCAGCGGTGGGGAAAATATCTCTTCCGTCGAGATCGAGGGCACGCTGCTCCGGCATCCAGCGATTCAAGAAGTCGCTGTCGTCGGCCTGCCGCATAAAAAGTGGGGCGAAACGCCGCAGGCCTTCGTCGTGCTGAAACCAGGTGCGACGACGACCGAGGCAGAGCTGCGCCTGTTCTGTCGGGATCATTTAGCGCACTTCAAAGTGCCGCATGGCTTCGACTTCATCACCGAGCTCCCCAAAACCGCCACCGGCAAAATCCAGAAGTATGTCCTGCGTGGCGGCCGAGCAAACATCGCGGCGCAGTAA
- a CDS encoding SRPBCC family protein, with the protein MPSHTITLHRVLKAKPEIVYKAFLDPDALSRWLPPNGFLCKVFHLEPKVGGTFKMAFTQFSSGHTHSFGGEYLELVPNELLRYTDVFDDPNLPGTIEVTVKLKAVSCGTELSVTQAGVPEVIPAEMCYLGWQESLQHLAMLVEGGPPAEA; encoded by the coding sequence ATGCCCAGCCACACCATCACCCTTCATCGCGTGCTCAAAGCGAAGCCCGAGATCGTTTACAAAGCCTTCCTCGATCCCGATGCTCTTTCTCGCTGGCTGCCGCCGAATGGCTTTCTGTGCAAAGTCTTCCATCTCGAGCCAAAAGTCGGCGGCACTTTCAAGATGGCCTTCACCCAGTTCAGCAGCGGCCACACGCATTCTTTTGGAGGCGAATACCTCGAACTCGTGCCGAACGAACTCCTCCGCTACACCGATGTCTTTGATGACCCGAACCTGCCCGGCACCATCGAAGTCACCGTGAAGCTCAAAGCCGTCTCCTGCGGCACCGAGCTCAGCGTCACGCAGGCCGGCGTTCCCGAAGTGATCCCGGCAGAGATGTGCTACCTCGGCTGGCAGGAGTCGCTGCAGCATCTCGCGATGCTCGTCGAAGGCGGACCGCCTGCTGAGGCATAA
- a CDS encoding metallophosphoesterase, translating into MRTHYALLFALLPHFLIAAVSDEKPKGGGKGGGNGGAGQGGQVEPAVVPPYLFNVWLCRPGADSVTVSMLAWEAMEAFIEYGDGLKTPALKLKAGEPQNIVLDGLKPDTAYNYRLTYRRAGGEAVQDVMRSFHTQRKAGQSFSFVVQADSHLDNNTDVRVYQQSLANMLAEKPDFMIDLGDTTMVDKFGKFFRRSESQYKAQRYYMGRIAHSVPVFMVLGNHDGERGSDPEMSEWSLGMRHTYFPNPTDGNDKHSYFAFEWGSALFIGLDPFWATMQRGASGWDMTLGEKQYRWLEKTLASSKAAMRFVFIHHLVGGLGRDVRGGAKPAAYMEWGGKNADGSEGFTQNRPGWEMPLHQLFKKHGVNIVFHGHDHLFVKEVPQPGHPSGGTRSAEEYGYGGVILGSSGHLRVSVSASEAKVDYVRSIVPGVTRSDLENGAVEHSYTITKP; encoded by the coding sequence ATGAGAACTCACTACGCTCTGCTGTTTGCCCTGCTGCCCCATTTTTTGATCGCTGCTGTGTCGGATGAAAAGCCGAAGGGCGGAGGCAAAGGCGGCGGGAATGGCGGAGCAGGGCAGGGCGGGCAGGTGGAGCCAGCGGTGGTGCCACCGTATTTATTCAATGTGTGGCTGTGCAGGCCAGGGGCAGACTCCGTGACGGTCAGTATGCTGGCGTGGGAGGCAATGGAGGCTTTCATCGAGTATGGTGATGGATTGAAGACGCCAGCGCTGAAGCTGAAGGCTGGCGAGCCTCAAAACATCGTGCTCGACGGTTTGAAGCCCGACACGGCTTACAACTACCGGCTGACTTATCGCCGCGCGGGTGGCGAGGCGGTGCAGGATGTGATGCGCAGCTTTCACACGCAGCGGAAGGCTGGGCAGAGCTTTTCCTTTGTCGTGCAGGCAGACTCACATCTCGATAACAACACCGATGTCCGCGTTTACCAGCAATCCCTGGCCAATATGCTCGCGGAGAAGCCGGACTTCATGATCGACCTGGGCGATACGACGATGGTGGACAAGTTTGGCAAATTCTTCCGCCGCTCCGAGTCGCAGTACAAGGCGCAGCGCTACTACATGGGCCGCATCGCGCATAGTGTGCCGGTTTTCATGGTGCTGGGGAACCACGACGGCGAGCGCGGCAGTGACCCTGAGATGTCTGAATGGTCACTGGGCATGCGGCACACCTATTTCCCGAATCCCACCGATGGAAATGATAAGCATAGCTACTTCGCTTTTGAGTGGGGGAGCGCACTTTTCATCGGCCTGGACCCTTTTTGGGCCACGATGCAGCGTGGAGCCTCTGGGTGGGACATGACTCTGGGTGAGAAGCAGTATCGCTGGCTGGAAAAGACTCTCGCGAGCAGCAAGGCGGCGATGCGCTTTGTCTTCATCCATCACCTCGTCGGCGGCCTGGGCCGTGATGTGCGCGGCGGGGCCAAACCTGCCGCCTACATGGAATGGGGCGGCAAAAACGCCGACGGTAGCGAGGGCTTCACACAAAACCGCCCTGGCTGGGAAATGCCGCTGCATCAGCTCTTCAAGAAGCATGGCGTGAACATCGTCTTCCACGGGCATGACCATCTATTCGTCAAAGAGGTGCCACAGCCTGGTCACCCCAGCGGCGGCACTCGCAGCGCTGAGGAGTATGGCTACGGCGGTGTCATCCTCGGCAGCAGCGGACATCTGCGAGTCAGCGTCTCAGCGAGCGAGGCCAAAGTGGACTACGTGCGCAGCATCGTGCCCGGTGTGACGCGATCCGATCTGGAAAATGGAGCGGTGGAGCACAGCTACACGATCACGAAGCCGTAG